A portion of the Lolium rigidum isolate FL_2022 chromosome 1, APGP_CSIRO_Lrig_0.1, whole genome shotgun sequence genome contains these proteins:
- the LOC124662315 gene encoding uncharacterized protein LOC124662315, with protein sequence MARSFARSISFPLSPSRSSKPPPSCHARSVSLPCRSHPILAHLHTHIRAVRAWAQQGLASASSSVAAGLAHVEALHAALGDLLDLPEAQAALSGAGAASDRMLDAFLRLADAHGCFQESVVALKQDVAEALTAVRRRDGARLASAVRSQRRAGKELARLAVAARECAVRPSRLSFMGGAAEAEVSGLLMESAAATASASAALFGTVAAMSASVASVAAESCSCKRTAALVCLVKTKKKSRSGDQVEEEETMGAVAERLEELEECIEELEAGSEKVFRSLVQTRVALLNIHTLHIF encoded by the coding sequence ATGGCGCGCAGCTTCGCGCGATCCATCTCCTTCCCGCTCAGCCCGTCCAGGTCGTCCAAGCCGCCGCCGTCGTGCCACGCGCGGTCGGTGAGCCTGCCGTGCCGCTCGCACCCGATCCTCGCCCACCTGCACACCCACATCCGGGCCGTGCGCGCGTGGGCGCAGCAGGGCCTGGCCTCGGCGTCCTCCTCGGTGGCCGCAGGGCTGGCGCACGTGGAAGCCCTCCACGCCGCGCTCGGCGACCTCCTGGACCTCCCGGAGGCCCAGGCCGCGCTCtcgggcgccggcgccgccagcgACCGCATGCTCGACGCCTTCCTCCGCCTCGCTGACGCGCACGGCTGCTTCCAGGAGTCCGTGGTCGCGCTCAAGCAGGACGTGGCCGAGGCGCTCACCGCCGTCCGGCGCCGCGACGGGGCAAGGCTGGCCTCTGCCGTGCGCTCGCAGCGCAGGGCCGGCAAGGAGCTCGCGCGGCTCGCAGTTGCCGCCAGGGAGTGTGCGGTGCGGCCGTCGCGGCTCAGCTTCATGGGCGGCGCAGCGGAGGCAGAAGTGTCCGGGCTGCTGATGGAGtcggcggcggccacggcgtcGGCCTCGGCCGCGCTGTTCGGGACCGTGGCGGCCATGTCGGCGTCCGTGGCGTCCGTGGCGGCTGAGTCGTGCTCGTGCAAGCGGACGGCGGCGCTGGTGTGCCTggtgaagacgaagaagaagtcaAGATCCGGGGatcaggtggaggaggaggagacgatgGGGGCGGTGGCGGAGAGGCTCGAGGAGCTGGAGGAGTGCATCGAGGAGCTCGAGGCCGGCAGCGAGAAGGTGTTCCGGAGCCTGGTGCAGACCAGGGTGGCGCTGCTCAACATCCACACCCTGCACATCTTCTAG